A genomic stretch from Malus domestica chromosome 15, GDT2T_hap1 includes:
- the LOC103445655 gene encoding L-ascorbate oxidase-like — MAEHLQRNHGVVFKSAVALLVCVLCLIIEVPVVEGRIRHYKWELKYEYKSPDCFKKLVITVNGISPGPTIHAQQGDTVIVEVTNSLGTENTAIHWHGIRQIGTPWYDGTEGVTQCPILPGDTFKYQFVVDRPGTYLYHAHYGMQREAGIYGSIRVALRDGESEPFAYDYDRSIILNDWYHKTTYEHAVGLSAPIRTFAFVGEPQSLLIQGKGRFNCSSLTTPSLDPGVCNASNPECSPYAMTTVPGKTYRLRIASLTALSALSFQIEGHNMTVVEADGHNVEPFTVKNLFIYSGETYSVLVKADQDPSRNYWITTNVVSRNATTPPGLGIFNYYPNHPRRSPPSVPPAGPAWNNIRARLDQSLAIKARQGFIHTPPATSDRVIVLLNTQNTVNGVVRWSVNNVSFNHPHAPYLIALKENLTDAFDQTPPPDGYDFVNYDIYKVQNNTNGTTSNGIYRLKFNTTVDIILQNANTRSANNSETHPWHLHGHDFWVLGHGEGKFDMFNDPKKYNLVNPIMKNTVPVHLYGWTALRFKADNPGAWAFHCHIESHFYMGMGVVFESGIDKVGKLPSSIMGCGQTRGVHRP; from the exons ATGGCTGAGCATTTACAGAGAAATCACGGTGTCGTTTTTAAATCGGCGGTGGCTCTGTTGGTATGTGTTCTGTGCTTGATTATTGAGGTTCCAGTTGTGGAGGGTAGAATTAGGCATTACAAATGGGAGCTCAAGTACGAGTACAAGTCCCCTGACTGCTTCAAGAAACTGGTTATAACCGTCAATGGCATAAGTCCTGGGCCGACCATACATGCCCAGCAGGGCGACACAGTCATCGTTGAGGTTACTAACAGTCTCGGGACAGAAAATACCGCCATACATTGGCACGGAATCCGACAG ATTGGAACACCGTGGTATGATGGAACCGAAGGGGTGACTCAGTGTCCAATACTGCCTGGAGATACCTTCAAGTATCAGTTTGTGGTTGATAGG CCTGGGACATACCTGTACCATGCCCATTACGGAATGCAAAGAGAAGCTGGCATATACGGTTCAATCCGCGTAGCACTTCGAGATGGAGAATCCGAGCCCTTTGCTTACGATTATGATCGAAGCATCATACTCAATGACTGGTACCACAAAACCACTTACGAACATGCCGTTGGGCTGTCCGCGCCCATCCGTAcgtttgcctttgttggggaaCCTCAG TCGCTTCTGATACAAGGTAAAGGAAGATTCAACTGCTCTTCTCTGACTACTCCAAGCTTAGATCCCGGTGTTTGTAACGCAAGCAACCCCGAATGCTCTCCTTATGCAATGACAACGGTCCCCGGCAAAACTTATCGACTCAGAATTGCTAGCTTGACTGCTCTATCAGCCCTCAGTTTCCAAATAGAG GGCCATAACATGACGGTGGTGGAAGCGGACGGGCATAACGTTGAGCCATTCACCGTAAAGAACCTCTTCATATATTCCGGTGAGACATACTCTGTGCTAGTAAAAGCAGACCAAGACCCCTCAAGAAACTATTGGATCACAACCAATGTGGTTAGCCGCAATGCCACCACGCCACCAGGTTTGGGCATTTTCAATTACTATCCAAACCATCCTCGGAGGTCTCCTCCATCCGTACCACCAGCAGGCCCTGCTTGGAACAACATTCGCGCTCGACTGGATCAAAGTCTTGCCATTAAGGCACGCCAAGGCTTCATCCACACGCCTCCTGCAACTTCAGACAGAGTGATTGTGCTTCTCAACACACAAAACACCGTCAACGGCGTTGTCCGGTGGTCGGTGAACAATGTGTCCTTCAATCACCCTCACGCGCCTTATCTGATTGCCCTCAAAGAGAATTTGACCGACGCATTTGATCAAACACCTCCACCCGATGGGTATGACTTTGTAAACTACGACATTTACAAAGTACAAAACAACACAAATGGAACCACAAGCAATGGAATTTACAGGCTCAAGTTCAATACAACGGTGGACATAATACTGCAAAATGCAAACACCAGGAGCGCAAACAACAGCGAGACGCATCCATGGCATCTTCACGGGCACGATTTTTGGGTGCTCGGACACGGAGAGGGAAAGTTTGACATGTTCAATGACCCAAAAAAGTACAATTTGGTGAATCCAATCATGAAGAACACGGTGCCGGTTCATCTTTACGGATGGACAGCATTGAGGTTCAAGGCAGACAATCCAGGGGCGTGGGCGTTTCATTGCCACATAGAGTCTCATTTCTACATGGGAATGGGTGTGGTGTTTGAATCAGGCATAGATAAGGTGGGAAAATTGCCTTCCTCCATTATGGGTTGTGGTCAAACCAGAGGAGTCCACAGGCCATAG